AGATTGACATGACCATTGATGTGGATATCAATAAAGATCTCAAGAAAGCTGTATCTACAGAATAAAGATACAAACAAATTGATGTTTGTCTCCTTTTCTAATTTAATGATAACAATATCACACTTAAGGATATTGTcaactatataaaaataagagatGTGGCTTGCTACATgtaattagacaactatccaccaaagttaatATTTACTAAAGAAATATAAAGATTATTTGCTACATTTATAGGTAGATTATTCAATATGTTAGAGTAGGATTTTATtgcaaaaatacttattttgcctttttttgtCAGCTAGCTCTAATAAATTTCCATTACATTTTATCAACGTTGTCTTGACGTAAATAAATGATGTGATCGTGCAACGGATAAAAATAATTCGAGCGTAATCTAACTTCTGGTCTGAAaatcaataattttaattttgtccaaacaaaagaagaaagaaattttttttttatttaaaacattataattattattatatagataGCATATTGTTGATAGGTAATGATCCAGACTGTTAAGAGCCTTTTGTGtttgttcaagtttttttttaaatattttttcctgtACGGGACATGTGATTTTAGGTTTCATTTTCGTGACATTTTGttgttgctatttttattttttgtcgagTTCGAATGGGGATTATTTCAGAAAGTTCACACATATCAATCATTATTTTGATACATGTCATgatatgtcaattttttttatgttttaaatcagAATGCgataatatacatgttcatgtacaTAGTGTgtataaaatcataaatcaaacAATTGATAAGACGATATTTGTTCTCGCGTATTTAATACGATTATCTCTTTAACCAACAGGCATTTGAAGGTCGCTGTGTCAAACGACAGGTAGGTCACTATTATACACCATAcacaatattaataaaaaaacaaataataattggTAAACATGCTCTTAGATTTTTTTGGTTAATAATTAGTTATAACCGATAAATTGTTATCGATAAAACTTACCGATTATATGTGTTACTTTTAAACGTGCTTCTAAGATAAATTGTGAAATCCTCCAGAATATCTAGTATACTTCTGTTATGGTATCTTCTGCCGTAAATGGTTTAACTACTTATGTACAAATatctaaatatcaaataaataatatgtcgcaaaattggtgaaaaaaaatctgaatgcaAAACTAGGACAGAAAAAATGTTCTGCTCTCGGtttgattaaataaaatatgaatccaaaatcaattaaaaaatccCAAACATTACAAGAAATACTTCAGACTAATATACTTGCATACCTGAATTGCTTTTTTATGAACTTAAAAGCTGTCCTTTGGTTTTTACAATCAAAATTTAATCATTGTTCCTTTGAATATACATAATGCATAAACATGTACATCTCCGTGTACAATCCATGTGAATTCCCCCAATGTGTGCCTTCACACATTACAGGTACGTTTGTAAACTGTGTATGCTGATGAAGATGTATATTAAATGGTTTCCATCTAAACCTTCTATGTCTAAAACTATTTAACACAATACAAGGGATTTCTGTTTCATTGAAAACCAACTACATTGGGTCCGACGAATTAAAGAAATGGACCGAAAATGACCAAAAAGGACCAAAGAGAATggaaaggaattttttttttttttttttttttttgtaattggaGAAGACTAGCAAATtgcaaaaacattaaaatctATAAATGCAAAAATAGGTTCCAAAAAACTGTCTTGTTATGTTTTGAAACCTTATATTGCTACAGGACTAACTTACTAGTATATGTGAAAAAATACCCCCTTATAATTACATGTACGGTTGAATTatgattaattttgaaaaatcacatatattaaagtgtgttttatatttatttaagtattcaACAATATCGACTGCATCTTTCATCGACTTTCTCTTCCCTTTCTTAATCTAGTAGATGTAATGCCTCTTTAACCTGTACATTTAATCCATAGTGAATCTCTGTGTACATTTCCTCATATTTTGTATGtccaatttatgggcattatgatCCTTAGTCTTACTATAAAAGTTGTCTAAGTAGTTCGTCTAATATAAACACAGTTTTGTGTTCGAACCCCGCAAGTGACATGCGCATTTGTCTTTTCTGCTGACTGTTGGTGTTACTCTCCGACTTAAAAAACCCGCTTCACCGCCACGATATAACAAAGCCTGTTGAAGGTAGGCTAAGCGCTAAACAACAGCAATCAATTaatcttaaaaaataattaaaattatagtCAGTTTTGGCAAAGAACGTTTACCGTAAACACTGAACTCAATTGTTTGTTAAATCTTAATAATTAACTATAGGTTGTGGGATGATGTACAAAGGGACCTGTTAGGGAccacatcaaaagttcaatgtaggataaaaaacttaattcataaaGGTTTTccactgacccccccccctttttacccccctcttaacttaatttgggaaaaattgattgaccaataaggatatatataaaatcgatttcaattaaacaaaacttgcagcaatgttgaccccctcCCATTCCCCCCctcaaactatttgaattaagtttttttatctttcattgatttttttatgtcgtcccttatcacatataatacaaaaaaaaaatgcttaaaaaGAAGCAGAACGAATTTTATTATTCCGTTTGACAAAATCATACTCTTTTTTGCACTCGATTTATTACGAAGCTTCCCAACCGTTCAAATATATAATTCTTGAACAACGTTCCCGTCCGTCGTTGTTGTTTCGAAAGGTTATGACTTCATAACAGAACACAATAACTAATAATTTGTCACGGAAGGTATATGAAGAGGGCACATCTGTGGCTATTGCATATGCATAACCTAATGTTTTCGTAACAAATAAGTGTTAAAACTTTATATGTCACTAAGAATTTCCTCCGTAAATTCGCaatttatgtataattataattaaatacaaaataatgtactaaagtcttcttttttaataaataaatttggaatcGGAACCTTTTTCTCATTACTGTATGAAAGTTTGTGTTTATTATTTGCAtcaattgtacatgtacaatcatataaaaaagaagatgtggtatgatcgccaatgagacaagtctcaacaagagaccacatgacacagaaattaacagctataggtcacatGCATACTTTTATGACGAACTTGGGTAAAAATACAATGGTGCTGTGCTTTGgaattgaaaaaatatgtatCAAAGTAAAATGTTAAAACGAATGTCAAATTGAGGCAGACGATAAAAGGTTATGATGATGGATGAGCATGGGtgaacaatatattttaaaagcaaagttCTCCCATACTATAttacataataaatatattacaaaagTTCATTCCCTGAATgcctcaatttttttaaattatttaatctGACAACAATTCTAGGTAAAAATGTGTTGGCATTTGTAACCGGATTTCTGAAGGGACAATCGGTTGTTTATTTGGGTTGGGATGTAAGGTGGGTGGGTTTCCGGGCGGGTGGTTGCCAAACAATAcccatttactcatgaaccgttcaaccaaggctttacaaatttaaatttgttgttcctgatgacaaaatggagctCAAGTTCAATATTAATGATTTTTCACTTTTATCGttcaggagtaatggttcttgaaaaattggaaaaaaagtgtttccagttgtgtccatGCTTTAACTCATGATACGTTCAATCAAAGCTTTTTAAATAtgatgttactgatgacaaaatggaggtcaagtttaatattGATGATTGTCACTTTtattgacacaactttttggaattttggatcctcaatgctcttcaattttgtacttgtttgactttatagatattttgatattagcgtcactgatgagtcttatgtagacgaaacgcgcgtctggtgtactaaactttaatcctgttacctttgataactatttactgttCAATAGTTATGgtccttgtgatattgaaaattgCCATAAGACAGATAAATGTTACAAAATCCGGGTTGTTGTCACTCTGACAGAGTCTTGTTGTAATTGGAATTATGTATAGgcaatagactattttcatattgtCACTGGAATTTACCATGCACCTAGATTGTTGGTATTTAACATCACTTTCATTGGTTCGTCTGTCCTGTATAGTGTATCCACAAATGTTGGCTATACCTACTAAAAGATACTCAATAGCATAGTCAATGAATTTGCCGATATCAATGTTTAGGATGGTGCTTGTCATGACTTAAGTTTAAAGGACTGTTTTTGAGAGTTTGAGTATGAACatattttataaacaactgttGCACCCCTTGAATtctatttattgaaaaaaaatatttattaaaatattttaagttaaaaaattatataaaatatttttttttattttcaggacagatggacttttttttatattatataagtaCGAATGGGTAGATATTTTGTGAGGAAAAGACATCAACTAtagcaagccgttctcgtcaaaactatgtttaaacccttttttcgaaaaaaaatacacactgagaattaaaaacataaattaacacactgagaaatcgaaattacacactgagatttaaaaaaataaaaaacacacactgagaattcaaaattacacactgagattttaaaaagacacactgagatgaaataaattgaaaaacacacactgagaattgttaattacacactgagatttcaaaaatacgcactgagattaatatgcaaattaataatgaatattcatgagatgaataattcaacagatttatatcttgatctcaagaactcttgtcattataatgaaatgcgattccttcaaccaacattcgtaataaatttcaagacttaacatcgctcatattcataagtttgttgcctataattcagatcattactaccagtaattaaacatgtgtcccttttcaaagtcttccaactgtttccctgatttcgctatttaatcttttatatttttgttacgtttatatgctataatagacacttgagtaaaaatttcactgcattcttttgcagattgttccaatgttttcttataattttaataaagtttttcaccatttggttatattttgtaataagagtaagtgggtatttttcttgttcttgtatttctaaagttttttttattaataatttggaaccaaatcgaaggactaacgagttttgtccccttgttgttttaagcttgtaatagattcagattaagtatgctaattagatatgtgcgcataaaaagtgcgcacaaatctcagtgtgtaattttaaattctcagtgtgtaatttcaaattctcagtgtgtgttttcagtttatttattctcagtgtgtctttttgaaatctcagtgtgtaattttcaattctcagagtgcgtttttcatttttgtaatctcagtgcgtctttataaaatctcagtgtgtaatttttaattctcagtgtgtaattttcaattctcagtgtgtaattttcaattctcaatgtgcgttttgaagtttttaaatctcagtgtgctttgttgtaattctcagtgtgtaaatttttcgaaaaatggtttaaacatagttttgacgagaacggcttgccataatcaACAAATATCCACCCACTCATAGTTTCTGTTACACAGtgttaaatatttaatgcattaaaaaaaccCACTATTTTACAGAATTAATTGATCGTTCAAAGCTTTGaagtacaaatttaaatatttttcttatataaaatttgtaaacatttcatgcaatttattttttttgagttctttttttttcttgactATTTCATTTCCGTACAAAAAGATTGTTCAAAGCCTAAAAGTGCAAACATTAATTTATACAAAACGCATCATTTATTTCCTAGCTGGATGAACAACATTACATCACTTTAAAATTTGTCTGACTGGGGAAGGGGCCCGGGTCTTTGTATTGTGCTATCTTAAAATAAACCTACAACATTAgagttatttttacaaaacatctTTACCATAAATCTAGTATTCCTTAtcttatatttcaatatatacCACAACAACAAAAACCCACAACAAAAATCGTCAGCAAAGGAGTAGACCTGGTAAGGCCCCTGTTTTAGCCCAAACATATACATATAGCacgtttattaatttgttttaaatgtaaatttataGCTATTTTACATTGAAAGTTGTatacttttgttaaaaaaaaactatttaaatgtATAGCTATAAGTTCATCTTATAAATTTTTCACAGGTATCGATAATATCGTCCAAGAATGTCATCTCCTACCAATGGAACACTTAATGGCAATGCTGATGTAGAAAAAAGAGATCCATCGGAAATAAAACCCGTTATTCCACAGTCTTTTATAAAGAAATTTGTCCGTCGCCTCTATGGAATGGAAGTTATAGATTTTACAGAATTGAACAGTTACGATGACAGGAATTATCACATACATGTAGACACAGACATAAATACTACATATATTGAAACTATAAATCCATCAGGCTATGTACTAAAAGTACTAAACTCTGGTGATTCTAAAGACCCAGCTATAATAGGTAAggtattatttaataattttgctTCTTCTGTACAAATACATTTAACACGTAGCATTTTTTTTACTGGTTACATGCATGCCTGTGTCCTAGGTGAAATAAACATATGGCTGCTTAAAAGGACTGGATAAATGGATATTCATGCGCAATACACATGCATGAAATTCCCAAGTTAACAAAAGTCCAAATTGATGGAAAAAGTAACAAACATAATGTTTAGATTGAGCAATATTAGGACTGGTCACATTTTTATAGAGGTTAATATTTGTTTGATACTTTATTTGTTAAGTATAGTACTAACTCAATGGAAGAGGAAAGACatgatcaaatttaaatttaaggtaaagaaaattgataataaaggaaaaccatttacaatttaAGAAGCAACACTAAAATATAATACATCATAATTCCACAAAACCaaattaaatttaagatgtaTGTATGTAAACTTCTGTCTATCTTGTTatctcaaaaaatattttttcgagATAAAGAGATATATTTTACGCTGTGAATTTCCAGTGGGAATTAAGATACAATATCGCAAACATAGGGAATTATCTAGATACGACACTTAGTCTACTATAAATTAGTTAATACATGTAATGATAATTTACGCTAACAAACAATCGAAATAATCATCGaaaatttaaattgtatataacagtttttaattataatatgaATGTTAATAGATTTTtacacgagcatcactgaagagacatgtattgtcgaaatgcgcatctggtgcaggaaaattggtaccgttaatgttattatcgTATCAATGGAAttacttcaaaaacattttaacaaCATATGAAATTGACAATCTAGATTTATGAACACTTTTAAAGAAAACtgtttaattgtttaaatttaaaattttgaattcttgaaatTGTATTTCTAGAGGGAATTGTCAAATTTtgttgcaatttaactaaatttGTTTTGTTGACAGAAGCCCAACATCAACTTTTTTACCACTTGCATAGAAAAGGTCTGCCTGTACAGGAACCAGTACGCAACATTCACGGACAGACATGGGCAGTAGAAACGGTACCAGACGAAAATAATCCAGATCGTTAGTATTATATTTCAAGCGCAAAACTCACTCAaacatatataacttttttttggaATATCAATGTTGTATAGACTTTTAGAGTATACCGAAACGACCATATTTGAAGGGAATCAAAATGTCATGAAAATCCAAAAGAACACActgataactatatatatttaatcaCAAAACTATCATACTTAAATAAGACAACAAAAGAAATAACCAAAATTGTCCATGAACAATGCGAATTTTCGTTTGTTAAATTAGTAGTTACACCATTTTTTCTAGAAGGCTTTGTGTATTGAGTATTTGCTTCATTGCCCGGTAGCAAAATGTCTGTATAAAATAATTGTTACATCCGGTGGCAATTAAAACCGCTTTAGATAAAGGACCGAGGATGTTGCTTGCTTAACGTTATATAACGTTCAATGTCTAATGCAAAATTCATCTTCTGaaatcagacttggacttctcttgaactgaattttaatgtgcgtattgttatatgtttacttttctacattggctagaggtataggggagggttgagatctcataaacatgtttaaccccgccgaactagtatatgtatttgtttggggtccagccgaaggacgcctccgggtgcgggaatttctcgctgcattgaagacctgttgatgaccttctgctgttgttttttctatggtcagattgttgtctcattgacacattccccatttccattctcaattttataaggaCTAGAAGAACTAATTAGTTAATATACAATAAGTTTTGTCAAGTGAGTCGAGCGGAATAAAGAGTTGCAAATTTGGACTTCCATTTGGAAATCATGATGGTATGCAGGATAAGGGCTAATATTTTACCTGAAACATAAAGTACAACATATTTACAACTGAAGAGTTCAACTTGTTAAACGTGCAGAGAGTGTCGCACAcacactctctctctctctctctctctctctctctctctctctctctctctctctctctctctctccacGAGTCATCGGATTTAGCGTCCCGAGTCCGACGTTGCTGAATATTTATAATTGCATCACAGACAACTAAACAGAATCATCTGTAATacgcataaaaagtaaaaaaaaaagcaatagcGTCAATACATATTACGAAAAACTGACACCCCTCATCAGCATATATGATGTTTTAAAAGAATCTTATCAAtccattctgttttttttttaaataacaaaatatcagAATAGATTGTTGCTAAGGGGTTATAGGGATTGCACACTATTACTAGAAAACAATAATACTGACTTGAATGCTGCAGATGATGTTTTATTGAGTTTTAATGCCTGTTTTTAGCCACTTTGCAATCAAAAATCAAGCTAACTTTTAGAAGATGATTTGAAAACAAATCTCCCTTGGCAACTAAAATGAgacaacacgttataaatgtcATGTGTCCGAAGCTGGGTTTACTTTCATTAGTAAAGCTAAAAACCaatgatgtataagaaccgaaacagtagACGAGCTACAGTATATGACAAAAAAGGACATTAGAAATAGCCATatccatctaaggtcaactttggcCGAGTTCCCTTAGTTTGCCAATTTAGTAAATTTTAGGTTTGAATAAATCGTGTAAGTACCAAAGAACTGACCActaagctgatgataccctcgaggaATGATAATCAACCTGTATCGACCGAgtgctgtaaaaaataaaaacaacgcTTATTCATTATACTGATCCGTGTACCTGATAAAAATGTAATTGCAACAAACAAATGtattgaattttgtgttttaatctatatatttttcttcagGTACATGCGGTCCATACATTTTCCATATGCTAAATTACATTGAAGGAGATGTCGTTTGTAAGAAACCATACCTACCAACTACTCTATATAATATTGGTGTTTTTGCTGGAAAGATGCACAATGCTCTTCAGGTACTGtacatcaaaaatcaaaatatatatacaattcgTCTAAATATCAGACAGCCcatcaatgttagatctgtaaatttgctaaaGCCAACTTTTTGTTCTTCCCTgaccgggattcgaactcatgctactgagatatcgtgacaccaaatcgcattGCACTATGGCCGACGCGCTAGACTACTCGACCACCTAGAATCTCAAATAAAGCTGTAGGTGGCCGTGTATATCTAAAGCAGCCTTTTGTTAGAACAAACTTATAGCGTAGATTTTTAATTTACTGTATGCCTAGACTTATAGATAGATGTCATTGGTCCCAGATCAGGTGCGGATTTAGACAAGGGCGTGACGCCCCCTAAAATATAGCAAAGCATGGAATATCAGCAATAGCGTTTCCTGTTTTAAACACATATTTAACTCGTGTCAGTTGTGGGCCTTGTTATAAtagaaattacattaaaacgatTAAAAGCGCCATGTGTTAACAGAAAAATCGTTGAAAGAAGAACATTTAATGTGTTGTGTGTTGATAGGGGGTTTGTTAAAAGGATTCGTCTTTATTGTTGGTAGGGATTTGAAAACAAGTACTTCAGGAACAAATCTAATGGATTCATTTGGAGTCTCACAGAAATGGCAGGACTGTTGGAATACACGTTTGCCGTAAAGGATAAAGAAAATCTTCAGATTGTAAATGAAGTGATAAAGGCCTTCCAAGATGAAGTGGTACCTAACTACAATAAAATAACAGAAGGTAAAACATGTCGACATAAAACAAGCTTCGTCATTCCCTCTATTTCCCATCATCCTTTGCATATcatcttcatattttattttattttgtctgaAACGAAAATTGTAGGAATATGTCATCAGTTCTATTAGAAATGTAATCTATAACTGCCCTcgacatttcatttttaaaaaccaAAGAAGCTGCATCGATGCATTTCAAGGGGTGATACGTCGTATTAAGGGACGACTCGATTTTATGCAAAGACATGATAATTAAGTCCATTATTTACAGagaatgtgataaaaaaaaaatgaaagcgtttttttttctttgatatgctgattatTTACCAGTAAGATTGTGAGATTTCACTTTAAATCTCTTCTGTTTTAATTATGAATGTAAATAAAAGTGTCAGTAAAGCCGATCGATTTCTATGCATATGTGTGTCACATGTGTTATATTAAAAGTTTGTCTTTTTAAGTTTGTTGTTGTACATGTAATTACATGTGTCTACTACAATTGATTGCGATATAAATGTTTTGCTTTGAAGAATAAGCATTTTATTTTCACTGCTCATCTAAATAAAACTTCGTACCAACattgaaagtgtttttttaatagCATAACTGTTGAGCAGTTTAGATACagtcatggtataccgccatcttggattgtacaaacACAGTACACGATCGGTCTAGTTCTTTGttcaaatctgcaaatttggacacatatttacaatatattgGTTAAACTGTTCAGatttattaaagaaaacataATGATTATTGCATTATTTaattgtttaaggtggtacctaacgcaccagtcccactagaccacgatcgcaccacactcaccgcgatctaaaataaattcagatcgtggtgaggtcccggtatgagcggcatgaaaatgtaaattttcgttgctttcacgaggctactacgtcctcattacgcttctgcaacgatcccgctacgattatacgacgttctcatcgcgcttattctgcgacctcactacgcttatcaagatctttctacgctcatcacgttctcactacgactataccacgagTTAtgcgattgcaacacgatcttaccacgcttctactgcgattatagcacgttcttactaCAATTAAAattacgttcataccgcgatcttactacgttttcggcaataacgtcaacattgtgttccatatcaatacagtttcattcgttctatttctgattaatacgtagatttcacGGAAACAATACACTGTCAGGCATACCACCAAAATCTaatagaacacgtgggcgtggtggtatgggttgatgtagaggcagagggagctctgatagtcGGACCGaacaatccaacctaaattacaacctattgctggtccataaagctcaaatgacgatattttagtgaactatagcagagatgacatagcAGTGTCAATAGATACGTGGAATGTGTGgtagagtgccaatgagacaactctccatccaagtaacaatttattaaagtaaaccattataggccaaggtacggccttcaacaccgaaccttggctcacaccgaacagcaagctataaagggcctcaaaaattactagtgtaaaaccattcaaacgggaaaaccaacggtctaatctatataaaaacgagaagcatggttgagctgttacagaaaatggacaagaagtcctaAATACATACAGACACACAAAATCTAGAgagattttatgtattttatttgaaaatgacaatgagaatgatggtcgtagtatgaacgtaatcaggtcgtaagaagagcgtgatgaggaccacaagggcgtgctagaatcgtactatggtcttgaacagcgtggtgtaaacgtagTATAGTCGTAGAGGAAGCATAGTTGGGtagcggtgagaacgtgatggttgTAGTGGGGTCGTAATAACGTCACTGttagatcgtagcgcagtctgtCCGAATAGAATCACACTTTCgttacgctctcgctacgatggtacatcGACCTTTGCGATTTTAGTACGACCTTAGTACGCTGTCACTACGCTTCTTCTACGACATTATTTCGcaacgaccgcaccacgattgtttggAACATGTTCCAAGTTGGccacctcaccacgaccgtgacacgaccttactacgatctacacgatcgtactacgatcatcaaaatttgcattttttttcacggatcgtagtgcgatcgtggcctagtgggactgcggtgtaacactacagggagataactctgtaaaatcagcaaaatgttttaattacgttgtgttgttaagggaatgttaggcttttcaatgatcaaaattagtgtttgtcaaactgctatataaccagtgtaatttttctgataaattggttggttcaaatttttttaaaatggaaatttttatatttttgtcagaggGTCAACGGTAAATACTTTGccacaattttatgaaaattaaaacgagccaaattaattttagggaAGATCTTGGGTACCATCttaaacaaataccaaatatttgtgtttttaatcaatttttcaaTTGAtgatggggagataactctaattaaaaaaaatatactggagtgatatggaaatattttttttttgctcggagcaagaaaacaagttcgatgacatcattttgtctttttattttcttaaaacatattataaaacctatattatcatattttattttcattt
The window above is part of the Mytilus galloprovincialis chromosome 4, xbMytGall1.hap1.1, whole genome shotgun sequence genome. Proteins encoded here:
- the LOC143071969 gene encoding hydroxylysine kinase-like isoform X2 gives rise to the protein MSSPTNGTLNGNADVEKRDPSEIKPVIPQSFIKKFVRRLYGMEVIDFTELNSYDDRNYHIHVDTDINTTYIETINPSGYVLKVLNSGDSKDPAIIEAQHQLFYHLHRKGLPVQEPVRNIHGQTWAVETVPDENNPDRTCGPYIFHMLNYIEGDVVCKKPYLPTTLYNIGVFAGKMHNALQGFENKYFRNKSNGFIWSLTEMAGLLEYTFAVKDKENLQIVNEVIKAFQDEVVPNYNKITEGYVHGDINEQNILVREILGNKKTESGEKCPCDVTAFIDFADASYSYRVFDVAIMVAYMSIDCKEFDQLEVGGHVLAGYFTQSTLNAEEMDVMRICICCRLVQSLVMGAYSYHMEPSNTYVLQTAKRGWPLLSKFWKTSKIDLLKRWDEIINVYKNICK